The region GCGCTGCTGTCCGGCTTCACGATGGCGCCGCTGCTCGGCAGCGGCTCGATGCCGCTCGTCGCGCTGTTCCTGACGATCGAGCTGTTCCTGATGGGCGTGACGTTCGCGCCGATGGGCGCGCTGCTGCCGGAACTGTTCCCGGCCAACGTGCGCTACACGGGCGCGGGGGTCGCGTACAACCTGGGCGGCATCCTGGGCGCGTCGATCGCGCCTTACATCGCGCAGTTGCTTGCCCCGCGCGGCGGACTTGCGTGGGTCGGCGCCTACGTGTCGGCCGCGGCGGCGATCAGCCTCGTCGGCGTGCTGCTGATGCGCGAAACGCGCGATGCGAAGCTGACATAAGCCGCACCGGCGCCCCCGCCGCTCGAGCCAGCGGACGGCGGCTCGCCGGCGCGCGCGGAACGAGCGGCGGCCGGCAACGTTTTCGACACGCACCGCCCTGTCTATACTCGATGCACGGGCGCGTGCCGACAATGCCGCGCGCGCCGCGCTTTCGGCATCAGCCGACAGGGAGCCGCCGCGATGGACCCGATCCGCTTGCAGAACGCCGACCTCGTATTGATCCTCGCGCTGTCGCTCGGCGGCGCGCTGCTGCTCGCGATGCGTTTCGGGCCGAAAAGCTGGCTCGGCATCGCGGTCGAAGCGCTCGTGGCAAACCTCGCGGCCATTGCGGCCGTGATCGCGTTCGAATTATTGATGTCCTGAGCGTGCCGGTGCGGCGGCCGCGGCCATCGCCCGCTCACATCGCGGCGACACGCCGCGGCTGCTCGACGGCGCCCGTCGGATAAACGCGCTCGATCGCGCCGAGCACGTCGTCGACGCCCGGCGTCGCGCCTTCGTCGCCGATCGACAGCGAGTGCGGCGCCCCGCTCACGCCCAGATGCTGGCGCGACGTCGCGCAAAAGATCATGACGGTCGGCTTCTCGAGCGCGTGCGCCATGTGCACGAACCCGGTATCGACACCGATCACGAGCGCGGCGCGATCGATCTTGCGCGCGACATCGGCGAGCGTCAGCCTCGGCAGCACGACGGCGCCCGGCGCGCGCGCGGCGATCCGCTGCGCCTCTTCCCGTTCACGCTCGCTGCCCCACGGCAGCAGCACGCGCAGCCCGCGCGCGCGCATCTCGCGCGCGACCGCGCTCCAGCGATCGGTCGGCCAGCGCTTGTCGTCGTTCGAGGTCGCATGGAAGAACAGCGCGTACGGCACGCCCGGCTCCGCGAGCGCGACGAGCGGCGCCGTATGCGGCTCGCGCGACTCCGGCGGCACGTCGAGCAGGTAATCGGCGCGGCCCTGAGGCTCGTAGCCGAGCGCCTGTCCCGCGCTCACGCGCATGCCGTGCCACGCGTCGCAAGCGGGGCGCGGACCGAAGCGGCCGTTATACGCGAACATCGCGCCGAGCTCGCCGAGATCCTGATTGCGGTAGCCGTAACGCCAGCGCGCACGCGCAAGAAATGAAATGATCGCACTCTTGTAGACCCCGTGAAGATCGATCACCGCATCGTAGCGATGCGCGCGCAGCTCGCTGATCGACGCCGCGATCGCCTTCAGGTCGGCCGGGCTGCGCGCCTTCTTGAAACGGCGCAGCGGCGCGCACAGCACGCGGCTCACGGCGGTGTTCCAGCGCACCACTTCGGCGCACGACTCGTCGACGGCCCAATCCACCTGCACACCGGGGAACGCGCGGTGGAGGTCCGCGACGACGGGCAGCGTCTGCACGACATCGCCCAGCGACGTGACCTTCACAATGAGAATACGTTTCATTTTTATGTGGATGTACCCAACTCGTTAGTTGGGCATTCTAAATAGACAGAACGTCACAAACACCACAAATTGCGAAGAATTTACATTTGTCACAACGTCGATGTCGTGCTAGCCGCGCTCGTCGCGCAACTATAATGTCACCTTTTTGCGCACCGACGCCCATGCAACGCCCCAGCCTGTTCCCGACTCTCACGCGCCGCACGCAGCGCATCTGGCGCCAATATGGCGTGTTCTGGCTCGGCGCGGTCGTGGTGGGCCTGACGGCCGTGATGTACGCACGGCTCATCGACTGGGGCTACGAGGCGTTCCGTTCGCTCGGGCAAGGGCGTCCGTGGCTGCCCTTCCTGCTGACGCCCGCCATCGCCGCGCTGTCCGTGTGGCTCACGCGCCGCTTCTTTCGCGGCGCCGAGGGCAGCGGGATTCCTCAGGTGATCGCGACGCTGCACGCGCAGCCGAGCGCGTTCGGCTCGCGGCTGCTCACGCTGCGCATCCTGTTCGGCAAGGTCCTGATCTCGTTGCTCGGCATCGCCGGCGGCTTCACGATCGGCCGCGAAGGGCCGACCGTGCAGATCGGCGCGTCGCTGATGTTCAACCTGCGCCGCTTCTACCCGCGCTCGAACGCGCTGATCGAACGCCAGCTCGTGCTCGCGGGCGCCGCCGCCGGCCTGTCCGCCGCGTTCAACACGCCGCTCGCCGGCGTCGTGTTCGCGATCGAGGAACTGAGCCGCAGTTTTTCGGCACGCGCGAGCGGCGTGCTGATCACCGCGATCATCATCGCCGGCGTGATCGCGCTCGGCCTGAACGGCAACTACACCTACTTCGGCACGATCGAGATCGGCCAGCATTTTCCGAAGATGCTCGCGGCCGCCGTGCTGCTGACCGCGCTCGTCACGGGCGTCGCGGGCGGTCTGTTCGGCTGGCTGCTGCTGAACACCGGCCGCTGGCTGCCGGCGAGGCTGCTCGCGCTCTACCGCGAGCGGCCGATCGTGTTCGCGGCGGCCTGCGGCCTCGCGATCGCCGCCGTCGGCGTCGCATCCGGCGGCACGACGTTCGGCAGCGGCTATGCGGAGGCGCGCGGGCTCCTCGACGGCCGCGAACAGTTGTCCGTCCTGTATCCGTTCCTGAAAATGATCTCGATGGTCGCGTCGTACCTGCCCGGGATTCCGGGCGGGATCTTCGCGCCTTCGCTATCGATCGGCGCGGGTTTCGGCAATCTGCTGCACTTCGTGTTCAGCGGCATGCACCTGCCGATGCTGATCGCGCTCGCGATGGTCGGCTATCTCGCGGCCGTCACGCAATCGCCGATCACGTCGTTCGTCATCGTGATGGAGATGATCAACGGCCACGCGCTCGTGATCTCGTTGATGGCCACCGCGCTGATCGCAAGCCGCGTCTCGCGCCTGTTCGTGCCGCCGCTCTACGAGACGCTCG is a window of Burkholderia mallei ATCC 23344 DNA encoding:
- the waaC gene encoding lipopolysaccharide heptosyltransferase I; this translates as MKRILIVKVTSLGDVVQTLPVVADLHRAFPGVQVDWAVDESCAEVVRWNTAVSRVLCAPLRRFKKARSPADLKAIAASISELRAHRYDAVIDLHGVYKSAIISFLARARWRYGYRNQDLGELGAMFAYNGRFGPRPACDAWHGMRVSAGQALGYEPQGRADYLLDVPPESREPHTAPLVALAEPGVPYALFFHATSNDDKRWPTDRWSAVAREMRARGLRVLLPWGSEREREEAQRIAARAPGAVVLPRLTLADVARKIDRAALVIGVDTGFVHMAHALEKPTVMIFCATSRQHLGVSGAPHSLSIGDEGATPGVDDVLGAIERVYPTGAVEQPRRVAAM
- a CDS encoding chloride channel protein, which produces MQRPSLFPTLTRRTQRIWRQYGVFWLGAVVVGLTAVMYARLIDWGYEAFRSLGQGRPWLPFLLTPAIAALSVWLTRRFFRGAEGSGIPQVIATLHAQPSAFGSRLLTLRILFGKVLISLLGIAGGFTIGREGPTVQIGASLMFNLRRFYPRSNALIERQLVLAGAAAGLSAAFNTPLAGVVFAIEELSRSFSARASGVLITAIIIAGVIALGLNGNYTYFGTIEIGQHFPKMLAAAVLLTALVTGVAGGLFGWLLLNTGRWLPARLLALYRERPIVFAAACGLAIAAVGVASGGTTFGSGYAEARGLLDGREQLSVLYPFLKMISMVASYLPGIPGGIFAPSLSIGAGFGNLLHFVFSGMHLPMLIALAMVGYLAAVTQSPITSFVIVMEMINGHALVISLMATALIASRVSRLFVPPLYETLAERYLKPPQPKQAATAPAHTGIAAVKMPEDAESAPADPLDTLRDEAANEANTNERDAGDAGGHTGAGAAAHADDAPCGAADAARAGAPPDASPASAPGAAGASNTRANDPTPPSGDGENREPPQRPAQ